A single window of Rhodamnia argentea isolate NSW1041297 chromosome 5, ASM2092103v1, whole genome shotgun sequence DNA harbors:
- the LOC115732637 gene encoding putative disease resistance protein RGA3 yields MSADSAVSIAWDLFKIVFVPIKHQFAYVLCSKRYADGLQKEARNLEYEAERVRNAEEEARNNLRNVHGWVPEFLASVAKALQEAKDLLGKFEEASKNCCRGALPDPICRYQFSREAKHKTDDIQKLIQDNSNREISFSLPAPGNVTAPAPGRREGKEVMQSATATASASSASTAIKDDGVFKSRAQIIRDIMDALANNSNNVVGVYGMGGVGKSTLLVDAERRIREEKLFDLVAKADVSENPDIKRIQGEIAHSLGLDIKNEEYINVRAERLHTRLENEEREKKKVLIILDNLWKGLDLRSVGIPCGHDNKVIGCKLLLTSRNRDVLRREMGCDRDFLLGELQEEEAKELLERIVGDKVHVDEFKPLADEALHKCAGVPFLILAIAKRFKDAGLSEWKDTLKRIEMSKDKGINDVINKMLQLSYDDLDEEVKLTLRLCVVYGVSEPSLENLVRYGVGLGLYAEYSSIEEARNRLSSIIRTLQASSLLLENGDGDGFKIHDLVREFVASVASKEQPILVLKDKEKFVTELSEDKLKNCRAICFPYIDMMELPEDLDCPELQMFLLFTNNESLNVPDSLFKSMRKLGVLSLTGIHLARSPSSFQSLVILHTLCLHRCTLDDVAILGKLKELRILSFMSSEIRRLPKEIGQLVELRLLELSYCIFLEIIEPGVLGSLIKLEELYMEYSFQQWNAVEQTAPTNACPIELNRMEKLRILRMRFNDPNVLPEDLNLEKLTKYEIQIGHWPWLPKYKGSRTLVLTLHKNSDVLRKGCIQSILGKTDNLFLQWLNEIEQSICVLSRNGFPKLKHLQVEDSPSAHYILQSTSHTNFNTLESLILKNLINLEKICYGHISSKSFSALKVVRVVGCHKMEVLFPLSVVRELPQLEEVEVVHCRTVQGIVEADDFGKCELPMLRVLKLRDLPNIKNFFTAETTPSSSTSGDPTGTQIAFFNGQQVALPRLETLEIIGLDNLKYMFSPSMVKSLTQLSQLSISDCMKMETIVTEEKGWGIEASETLAFSNLIDLHLQRLESLTCFSRQKCSREARSRDRIKSCSHALFNREATIVGVKKMRLSEFPELIEKWHIKLIPIKSSWQLESLVVDKCPSLFNAISSRLMLVLDNMRTLQVRNCELLEEIFDLKGLEDVDSTRVLPSFETLNLVNLPKLRRIWNEDLQGALPYNFLARLTIYKCSNLRHAFTPSMTRCLASLRTMEIKECGQMEGVIADEEGRGRVVEKISFPNLLKMELECLPNLTSFLLGKNHMLECPNLERLTIAHCPKMRSLTWQSLMENELGTPSLFTPQVQIPQLWQIVLSHMDNLSKIWTDNPLETLTCERLREVEVHNCKSLENLFPCWLATSLNELSELRVESCGLEVIVSSGDDTRHSTIAQVLFPKLTSLALHDMPRLKSFCPNFPTLSWPSLQDLRVTHCDKLNILSFAALMNKWTRRDHEQDLSNWEAHYSFERHIDRESERRGSVSFDQDYLVKQYPVDLNLCRCLIGTNANWMQRFHEDLELAIEDDDVAVMESKEAKLSTSTTGPEKSKLATSTTGLEKLGS; encoded by the exons GTTCGCATACGTGCTGTGCTCCAAGAGATACGCCGACGGTCTTCAGAAGGAAGCCAGGAATCTGGAGTACGAGGCTGAGAGGGTCCGCAATGCCGAGGAAGAGGCCAGAAACAATCTTCGGAATGTCCACGGATGGGTCCCAGAGTTTCTGGCAAGTGTTGCGAAGGCCTTGCAGGAGGCGAAGGACCTGTTGGGCAAATTCGAAGAGGCGAGCAAGAATTGCTGCCGCGGCGCTCTTCCCGACCCCATttgtcgctatcagttcagcCGGGAGGCCAAGCACAAGACCGATGACATTCAGAAACTCATTCAAGACAACAGTAACCGGGAGATCTCCTTCAGCCTTCCTGCTCCGGGGAATGTCACTGCTCCGGCTCCGGGCAGGAGAGAGGGCAAAGAAGTCATGCAGTCGGCCACTGCGACGGCCTCTGCTTCTTCTGCCTCTACTGCGATTAAGGACGATGGTGTCTTCAAATCCAGAGCTCAGATCATAAGGGACATCATGGACGCTCTTGCCAATAACAGCAACAACGTGGTCGGGGTTTACGGGATGGGCGGGGTtggcaagtccacccttttggTGGATGCCGAAAGGAGAATAAGGGAAGAAAAGTTGTTCGACCTGgtcgctaaggccgacgtgtcAGAAAATCCAGACATAAAAaggattcaaggagagatcgCGCATTCGTTGGGCCTGGACATAAAGAACGAAGAGTATATCAACGTGCGAGCAGAGCGTCTGCACACAAGGTTGGAAAATGaggagagggagaaaaagaaggtgctcataatactggacaactTGTGGAAGGGGCTGGACTTGAGATCGGTcggcattccttgcggacaTGACAACAAAGTCATAGGATGCAAGTTGCTGTTGACGTCGAGAAATCGAGATGTTTTGCGAAGGGAAATGGGCTGCGACAGGGACTTCCTCCTTGGTGAGCTGCAGGAGGAAGAGGCAAAAGAATTGCTCGAGAGGATCGTGGGGGACAAAGTTCACGTTGACGAGTTCAAACCCTTGGCGGATGAAGCGCTCCACAAATGCGCAGGTGTGCCTTTCCTAATTCTCGCAATTGCAAAACGTTTTAAAGACGCTGGTTTATCTGAATGGAAGGACACTTTGAAAAGAATCGAGATGTCTAAAGATAAAGGAATCAATGATGTGATAAATAAGATGTTGCAACTGAGTTATGATGATTTAGATGAGGAGGTGAAGTTAACACTACGGCTCTGTGTTGTTTATGGTGTGTCCGAGCCCTCTCTGGAAAATCTGGTGAGGTACGGCGTGGGTTTGGGGTTATACGCAGAATATAGTAGCATAGAGGAAGCTAGGAATAGGTTGAGCTCAATAATACGCACTCTTCAAGCATCTTCCCTTTTGCTAGAGAATGGAGACGGGGACGGTTTTAAGATACATGATCTGGTTCGTGAGTTTGTTGCCTCTGTCGCTTCAAAAGAACAACCTATTCTCGTGTTGAAAGACAAAGAGAAGTTCGTAACAGAGTTGTCAGAGGACAAGCTCAAGAATTGTAGGGCGATATGCTTTCCCTACATTGACATGATGGAGCTTCCCGAAGACTTAGATTGCCCCGAATTGCAGATGTTTTTGTTGTTCACAAACAATGAATCTCTTAACGTTCCGGATTCGTTATTTAAGTCTATGAGGAAACTCGGGGTCTTAAGTCTTACTGGGATACATCTCGCTCGTTCGCCTTCGTCGTTTCAGTCGTTGGTGATCTTGCACACGTTGTGTCTTCATCGTTGTACGTTAGACGATGTAGCCATTCTGGGCAAGCTAAAAGAGTTACGAATTCTTAGTTTTATGAGCTCAGAAATTCGGCGATTGCCGAAAGAAATTGGACAACTGGTAGAGCTGAGGTTGTTAGAGTTAAGCTATTGTATTTTCCTTGAGATAATTGAGCCGGGTGTGCTTGGAagcttgatcaaattggaggagttATATATGGAGTATAGCTTTCAACAATGGAATGCCGTGGAGCAAACTGCACCAACTAATGCCTGTCCGATTGAGCTGAATCGAATGGAGAAACTCCGCATTTTGCGTATGCGGTTTAACGATCCGAACGTGCTTCCAGAGGATCTAAACCTCGAGAAATTGACCAAGTATGAAATCCAAATAGGACATTGGCCGTGGTTGCCCAAGTACAAAGGATCGAGGACATTGGTGCTCACTTTGCATAAAAACAGTGATGTTCTTCGAAAAGGATGCATACAAAGCATCTTAGGCAAAACtgacaatttgtttttgcagtgGTTGAACGAAATTGAGCAAAGTATTTGCGTGTTATCCAGAAATGGTTTCCCAAAATTAAAGCATCTACAGGTTGAGGATAGCCCCTCCGCCCATTACATCCTCCAATCAACATCccatacaaattttaatacgcTGGAGTCGTTAATTCTCAAGAATCTCATCAACTTGGAGAAAATATGCTATGGACATATCTCCTCTAAGTCCTTCAGTGCATTGAAAGTAGTCCGGGTTGTAGGATGCCACAAGATGGAAGTTCTATTTCCTCTTTCAGTGGtgagagaacttccacagcTAGAAGAGGTTGAAGTTGTCCATTGCAGGACAGTGCAGGGGATTGTAGAAGCTGATGATTTTGGCAAATGTGAGTTGCCTATGTTGCGTGTGTTGAAATTGCGTGACTTGCCAAATATCAAGAACTTTTTCACCGCCGAGACAACTCCTTCGAGTAGCACATCAGGCGACCCAACAGGCACTCAAATTGCATTCTTCAACgggcaacag GTTGCCTTACCGAGATTGGAGACATTAGAAATCATTGGCTTGGATAACCTCAAATATATGTTTTCcccatccatggttaaatctcTCACACAACTGAGTCAACTAAGCATAAGCGATTGCATGAAGATGGAGACGATCGTTACGGAGGAAAAAGGATGGGGAATAGAAGCATCAGAAACTCTGGCATTCTCGAATTTAATTGATTTACACCTACAACGTTTGGAAAGTTTGACGTGCTTCTCTCGCCaaaagt GTTCACGAGAAGCTCGAAGTCGGGACCGGATCAAATCATGCTCCCATGCACTCTTCAATCGAGAG GCAACGATAGTTGGAGTAAAGAAAATGCGGTTATCTGAGTTCCCCGAGTTGATTGAAAAATGGCACATCAAACTTATTCCCATCAAGTCGTCTTGGCAATTAGAATCACTGGTGGTGGATAAATGTCCATCACTCTTTAATGCAATTTCATCCAGATTGATGCTTGTTTTAGACAATATGAGGACATTGCAAGTGCGCAATTGCGAGTTACTAGAAGAAATATTCGATCTTAAAGGCCTCGAGGATGTGGACAGCACTCGGGTGCTGCCTTCCTTTGAGACTTTGAACTTGGTGAATTTACCAAAGTTGAGGCGAATATGGAACGAAGATCTTCAAGGAGCACTGCCCTACAATTTTCTAGCTCGTCTGACCATTTATAAgtgcagcaacttgagacatgcttttACACCATCAATGACTCGGTGCCTTGCTAGTCTTCGAACgatggaaataaaggagtgCGGTCagatggaaggagtgatcgcaGACGAGGAAGGGCGGGGAAGAGTCGTGGAGAAGATTTCATTCCCAAATCTCTTGAAGATGGAGTTGGAATGCTTGCCCAATTTGACTAGTTTTCTCTTGGGGAAAAATCATATGCTGGAATGTCCCAACCTGGAAAGGCTAACTATTGCCCACTGCCCCAAGATGAGAAGTTTGACTTGGCAATCTTtgatggagaatgagcttggcACCCCTTCACTTTTCACTCCACAG GTACAAATTCCTCAACTTTGGCAGATTGTTCTCTCACACATGgacaatttaagcaaaatatggacCGACAATCCTCTAGAAACTCTCACTTGTGAACGATTAAGGGAAGTGGAGGTTCATAACTGTAAGagccttgaaaatctgtttccgTGTTGGTTGGCTACAAGTCTAAACGAACTTTCCGAACTTCGAGTAGAGTCTTGTGGGCTCGAGGTTATAGTCTCGAGTGGAGATGACACCCGGCACTCCACTATTGCTCAAGTTCTTTTCCCGAAATTGACCTCTTTGGCGTTACATGATATGCCACGACTCAAGAGCTTTTGTCCTAACTTTCCTACTTTGAGCTGGCCATCCTTGCAGGATTTGCGAGTGACTCACTGTGATAAACTAAACATACTGTCCTTTGCGGCACTTATGAACAAGTGGACTCGGAGAGACCATGAGCAGGACCTTTCAAACTGGGAAGCACACTATTCATTTGAGAGG
- the LOC125315171 gene encoding beta-ureidopropionase-like encodes METTRNGQAKEEAAAARDGSICGYESLDRLLRDNLSPQVFQEVSRLLIGLNCGRTLEAVPLADSAKALSSECNFDVQAFHFTADKELLREPRVVRVGLIQNSIVLPTTASFVDQKRAIHQKVKPMIDAAGASGVNILCLQEAWMMPFAFCTREKRWCEFAEPVDGESTRFLQDLAKKYNMVIVNPILERDVNHGETIWNTAVIIGNHGNIIGKHRKNHIPRVGDFNESTYYMEGNTGHPVFETAYGKIAVNICYGRHHPLNWLAFGLNGAEIVFNPSATVGELSEPMWPIEARNAAIANSYFVGSINRIGTETFPNPFTSGDGKPQHADFGHFYGSSHFSAPDASCTPSLSRHRDGLLISDMDLNLCRQLKDKWGFRMTSRYELYADMLAQYLKPDFEPQVISDPLLHKKSS; translated from the exons ATGGAGACGACGCGGAACGGACAAGCCAAAGAGGAGGCCGCGGCCGCTCGCGACGGCTCGATTTGCGGCTACGAGTCGCTCGATCGCCTCCTCCGCGACAATCTCAGCCCCCAAGTCTTTCAG GAAGTCAGTCGTTTACTTATTGGATTGAATTGTGGAAGAACTCTTGAAGCTGTTCCTCTGGCAGATTCTGCAAAAGCTCTCTCATCTGAATGTAATTTTGACGTACAG gCATTTCACTTTACGGCAGACAAGGAGTTATTAAGAGAACCGCGAGTTGTCAGAGTTGGGCTTATCCAAAACTCTATAGTTCTTCCTACAACTGCTTCCTTTGTGGATCAAAAGAGGGCTATCCATCAGAAAGTAAAACCAATGATAGATGCTGCAGGTGCTTCCGGAGTAAACATATTATGCTTGCAG gaaGCATGGATGATGCCATTTGCCTTTTGTACAAGAGAGAAGAGGTGGTGTGAATTCGCTGAGCCTGTTGATGGAGAATCAACAAGGTTTCTTCAGGATCTAGCAAAAAAGTATAACATGGTCATTGTTAATCCTATCCTTGAGAGGGATGTGAACCATGGGGAGACTATCTGGAATACTGCTGTTATTATAGGCAATCATGGCAATATTATAGGCAAGCATCGAAAG AACCACATCCCCAGGGTTGGCGACTTCAATGAAAGTACCTACTATATGGAAGGAAATACTGGGCATCCTGTGTTTGAGACTGCTTATGGAAAGATTGCTGTCAATATTTGTTATGGGAGACACCATCCTTTGAATTGGTTAGCATTTGGCTTGAATGGTGCAGAGATTGTGTTCAACCCTTCTGCAACCGTTGGTGAACTTAGCGAGCCAATGTGGCCGATTGAG GCCCGAAATGCTGCCATTGCCAATAGTTATTTTGTTGGATCAATTAATCGGATAGGAACAGAAACATTTCCCAATCCATTCACATCAGGCGACGGGAAGCCACAGCACGCAGATTTCGGGCACTTCTATGGATCCAGTCATTTTTCAGCTCCAGATGCTTCGTGCACGCCATCACTATCCCGTCACAGAGATGGATTGCTGATCTCGGACATGGATCTCAACCTCTGCAGGCAGCTGAAAGACAAGTGGGGATTCAGAATGACTTCTCGGTACGAGCTCTACGCTGATATGCTCGCTCAGTATCTGAAGCCGGACTTTGAACCGCAGGTCATATCCGATCCCTTGCTGCATAAGAAGTCCTCTTAA